ACCAACTTGGTTGTAAAATCATCAATGGACATGGCATCTTCTTTGTAGTCTCTTTATTCTGTTTAGCTCAAGGCACACCAACCAGCAGAAACGCTCGGTTTTTATGGGTTGGTTACCTTTCCAAATTAAGAGTGATAAGTTTCTAGGTAGCAAGGAAACCAGTCCACCATCGAGTCGTGATTTAGTTTGTTTTAGTTTCGTCAACGGTGTGATAATAATACCATGTGGACGATGACTGTAGTTTGTATTTCACAACTTGTGTGGAGTTATAAAGATCTTTACTCCAGAACTGGTAATCATGTTAACGTGACTCAAATGTCTGCTTTTAGTAGAAACGGATCGTCAGCCCAAGTATAGACTGGATGAAAAAAACCATTCAAATGCATGTTTGATGCAAAACTCTTACCTTTTTTCTTGCTGAATCCATTCATAACAATGTAGGTAATGCATAAAACGATTACCTATGATAACCAGTTTTAAGTCTCAATTGAGATTTTAGGTCAAATTCCATCCATCTTATTTAGTTGAAGTGTTGAACATATGAACCAAATACTCTTGAAAGAGCTTTGTCAAGCTCGATAACGAAAAGAAGACCGACTTGGAATGACTTTTTAACGACACTTAGAAAGCCATTCTAAACCGGTCCAAGATCATAGTCGGATCTTTCAACACTGTTCTATAAGCTATAGATTTCAACACTGATCCAATTCTTATGGACTCATACAGGAGCAGAACAAGCTGCAACGGGAGATGCAAATTCACAAGGCTCCAAACTCATGGTTTAATCTTAGTTTAGTTAGCCGACTCTAGTTTCTGAAGTTTTGTTCCCAAGTTCAGGAAATTAAAACTCCATATTGTATGCTTGAGCCCCAGGAAAGTAGTGCAGAGAAGTATAAGGATTTagattttcatttccattttccatTAACCCCTCGAGAATAAAACAGCTATTTAGTACTGTGGTCAAAAGCTCTAAGATACAATCTTTTACatctattttataatatattatcaaaaaaaatgaaaaatataatacaaaaatagTTTAGAAATACTATTTTGCTTTATATACGTTACAATTTTTTGccaaatattgaacaaaaaaatatcaaaatattactAATATAGACATTgattatttatctatttttgtaaaattgaagatattatattttcttctatctttgatattttacttatttacattttctttatgATAATTtgtggtaaattttttttgttggtaaaaaatagatattgCTGCTATGAATGAGTTGTGTACGTGTTACAAAGTAATGAAAACGGTATCAGAAAAATGTCCCTTTTAAGAAAAAgcattataaaaattatattttaaaaaaaagattaaaaaatcaacaaaccTGAATTaaagtcaaaattatttttattacatgCATCCATCCAACGGTCAAAATCTAACCAATATCTATAAATAAGAATGAATGGAAAGGTTTGAAAAGTGGGGAAGCCGTGATGAAATTGCGCTCTTTAGCATTCCCACATCGGAATTGCGTTGCGTTTTCGCCTAATACATTATAGATCGTGCTAGCGTATTTATTGCGCGGGATGTATTTGAGATTAATAaatgcatataaaattgattaccgaaaagaaaagtaacaGCCTTGTTTTTCCGGTTCATTTATTTGCTAATAATGTTTCattaaatcatattaatatatttgacgGTTCCTAAAAACTTCCAAAACgcttctattattttattcttgttcttctttattaaattattgtctatatatatattatcatctgctactatttttaaaatatttattttattataagtaaattttagatttatttaattttaaaattattgaaataagaTTGCTTTTAAACTCCAATATTCTTTTTGCTACACATCACTCTAAAttaaaacgaaaaataaataaaattaatcaaaatgagagataatatttttattttataaaaaaaaaaaaaaaaaaaaatgggtcaAATTCTGTAATCCGTCAAAAACAAGGAACCAACGGCTGAGATTCGTCTAACGTGTCGTTGACGGTTTGACCTTCTTTAGTAATGGACACGTGTAAAGTGGTGGGACCCACAATCCCCAAGCCTTTTGGTGCGTGTAAAAAGGAGGAGAGAATATAAGCCAAAAGCTATtagccatagccatagccatagccatagAGCCATGCCCTTGCGCTTGCCGTTCTCTTTTATGAGCACAGAGACCCTTAGAACAAACGAAAGCTGAAGCCATAGACGTGACAAACTGAAGCGTGTTTAGGATTTCAATGAATTAGTGAGAGAATTTCGAGTACGATCCTTGGCGGATGCCATGCCTTCTGCGTTTTTTTCGGGTTCAAATTCATCCGTTTCATGTACTCTAACTTCTAGCTGCTAAACCATTTTCTCAGGTCCCAACTACGCTCAATTGAGCGTTTTCCAATTCCGAATTCAGGTGGAGGTTTTTCGTTTAATCGGAATTTCGGTGTGATTGGGATTTTGTGGTCGGTCATTCGGTCATCTGAGGTCTGAAGCGAGAGAGATGGAGGAGGCTTGGTTGTGCCACTGGAGCACCATTAGATCTCTCTTCGCGATTCTTCAATGGTGGAGTTTCAATGTCACCGTCATTATCATGAACAAGTGGATCTTTCAGGTATTGCTGAATTTCCGctgttttcttccatttcttgttTAGTTCTTTCTCGATTCGGTTGCTTCCAGTTCAATTTGTTCGTGTTTTTATTCCTTGGATGTTTAGCGTCGTTGTGAATTTGATCTGTTTGTTTTCTGCAGAAATTGGATTTTAAATTTCCTCTAACAGTGTCTTGCATTCACTTCATCTGCTCCGCCATTGGAGCGTATATAGCGATTAAAGTGTTGAAAGTTAAGCCGCTGATTTCTGTTGACCCTCAAGATCGGTGGAGAAGGATATTCCCCATGTCGTTTGTGTTTTGTATCAACATAGTTTTGGGGAATGTGAGCTTGCGTTATATTCCGGTTTCTTTCATGCAGACAATAAAGTCCTTCACTCCTGCAACAACCGGTACgcttttgaattcaaattgttTGGTGATTACCTGTTCTTTGTCATTGTTCTaagtttctttgatttttgcAATTTCAATTGAAAATTGTGTGGTTACATTCATTGTTCTTGACTTAAATTGGTTGTAAACAGTTGTCTTACAATGGCTAGTATGGAGAAAGTACTTTGACTGGAGAATATGGGCATCTTTGATACCCATTGTTGGAGGAATTCTTCTTACTTCTGTGACTGAGATGAGCTTTAACATGTTTGGGTTCTGTGCTGCCTTATTTGGTTGTTTGGCTACCTCAACAAAGACCATCCTTGCTGAGTCCTTATTGCATGGATACAAGTTCGACAGGTACTACTGCCCTTATGCGTGGTTAATTCATTTTGGATTTCAAGTTTCATCCTGAATTCCTGGGTGTTGCATTCTTTTTCTGGGTTTAGATGGATAGCTGTTGCTTGAAAACCCCAATTAAGAAATACCCTTAAGGAACAGATATCTGATATGTGTTCAGTATCGTTCATGCAATTAGTAGGACCATAGATACTGAAAAGTTAATTCCCTGTCAAGTATAAATTAAAGCCCACCGGTAAAGTTAATTCCCTAGTCTACAATGAATTGGTAGAGCTGTTCAAGCCCAAGTATAAgaaatccaagcccaccggtagtagatattgtccgtccTCCCTTGGGGACCAGCGAACGTATTGCCatcagcttcacgattttaaaacgcgtctactagggagaggtttccacactcttataatggATGCTTCATTCCCCCCTCAAACCgtcgtgggatctcacaatccaaccacTTGGAAGCCCAGCGTCcatgctggcacaccacccggtgtctggctctgataccatttgttataGCTCaaacctaccgctagcagatattgtcctctttgggcttttcctttcgggttttctctcaaggtatttaaacgcgtctgctagggagaggcttccacacccttataattcgccaaccgatgtgggatctcacaatccgcccccgtcctcgttggcacactgcccaatgtttggctctgataccatttgtaacaacccaagctttggccagcagatattgtcatctttgggttttccgttcaagggcttcccctcaaggttttaaagcaaaaaccttgaggagaagcccaaaaagagaaagctcaaagagaacaatatctgctgcggtgggcttgggcggttacattAGTCCTCGCCATTTGCTTTCATCCAGCTgcctttttctctctgttttttgttctttttggatcTGTCAAGAGAACATTACCATCTCTGAATATCAATTCTGCCATTACTAGTAATTTGTTCTTTGTTGCAGTCTGTATTATTCTCTCTTTAGCAATTCAACCTTTTCGATTTTCTATTGACTCCTGTCAATGTTATCAAAATACCGTGCTGTCGGTTCCGTTTCTTGCATCCTTCTCTTTTTGTAGTAATCTAAAAGAGTGACCTTCAAGAATGATATTCTTGGTGCTGGATTCTTATTATGGGAAGAACGACTACCTTAGCTTAGGTATTGTGTCAGTGTCCACCTCCACCAATTGTTGACATTTTGATACTCATTGGTCACTCGAATTACAATACAATTTATTACAATCCTTTTCTAGTTGTATGCATTCTCGCACTGTCACAAGTAATGAATTATGAGAATAACAACGGAACCAATTATGGATGCCTTTTAAGATCACATAATTGTAGGAATCCATGTaatgttgaattttctttcaatgtttttaatatagaacgttgaatcattaaaaatttactGTTTTTTACAAGTATTTTTCATTAGGTGttgcatttaatttagaaCGATTGATATTATTCAGTCTTCTTGTTTGTAATCTTGATTTTATAGATACAATCCTTATAAACATGAACATTTGAATGGCTTCAATTATGTACGTGATATGCATACATGTATTATCACTGGCATTGATGGTTAAATGAAATGGCTTCTTCCTCCcacatatattataatatgacATGGTTCAGTTATCAGTAGTTGATCTTTATTTAATAGATAGTGATTGAACTTTTAAATCTTTTCCAATAAAACCCTCTTTTCCCCGAACCCCTACtggttttcattttccattgaTTCTCTACCATCCAACGAATAATCATCTGTGTCGTTCTTTGTTATTCTATTGTTTCATATATGTTTTGCTAATAATGTTGGATCTTTGGTGTTGGTTTTCTTTTGGACACACCAGCATAAATACAGTGTATTACATGGCGCCGTTCGCGACCATGATCTTGGCAGTACCTGCAATGCTCCTTGAAGGTAACGGTGTTCTCGATTGGCTTCACACTCACGAGTCAATTTCCTCGTCACTCATCATCATTTTCAGCTCTGGGGTGATGGCTTTCTGTCTGAACTTCTCCATATTTTATGTGATTCATTCTACCACTGCTGTGACGTTCAATGTTGCTGGAAACCTAAAGGTAAGATCTACCTGATACAATTGCCATGGATATTAGTCTTATAAACCACTATAATTGCATTCTCCCTACACAAATTTCCTTTCTTAATACTACGATGAgttcatttgaattttcattttgctCAGGTAGCTGTTGCTGTTCTTGTTTCATGGTCGATATTTCGAAACCCGATTTCAATGCTAAATGCAGTTGGATGTGCAATTACACTTCTGGGTTGTACATTCTATGGCTATGTAAGACATCTTATCTCACAGCAGCCCCCTGGAACCCCTCGAACCCCTAGAACACCTCGGACCCCTCGGAGTCGGATGGAGCTGCTCCCCCTTGTAAATGATAAATTGGATGATACGGTCTAATTGGTTCCGTTGCGGTTGAAGTCTTGGTAGTTGGCACACGGGTAATAGAGAAAAGGAGTACTAAAAAATACAAGAGCAGAATACTGGGGCTTGTTTGTTCTGTCCACCTGCTTTAGGcgaacttcaattttttttcctcttcataATTCTATCTTTTTATCTCCCTGCCTCATATATCGTTGTTTGTAGCTTTAGCATATCAATGAGAGACTGATATTACCTTTTCCTTTGCTAGTTATCCCACGTATCTGTGATTATAGAGGCAATTATTGTTAGAGTTCCaatcaattttgttcttaagCTTGCTTTCCATTCAAATTCTGTAACCAAAACATAAAACTATTCCCAGATTTCTGATGCTTAACTTGCTCCATTGCTTGGCAACCATCACAGTTTTCAAGTTCATCTGAATGgatgaattattaaattttgttagaCTGAAAGATCTGAAGTTCGGATCATTCCAACTTTGATGGAGTGTTCTAAGGTCATCTGCATTTAGTTACAGGGTTAAGATAAGATTAGAGACAACTAAGCAAGAAGCCAGAAGTTCTTCTGCCACCTGGTGTTGATAAGGTAACCTCCCATGCCATTGCTCTGTTTTCTAACTCCAATTGTACAGCAATCGGCATGGCTGATGCACTGTTCCACAAGCTGCTCTGAGATGCTGGTCCCACAGAAGCTGCAAGGAAATGACCGTGTCGACCAGGTTAGTATTCATGATCATTCAAACTTTTTactgcttttgtttttatggaTGAAAAAGGGGCCAAGATAAGATAATGAAAGGGTTGGTACCCACCATCCAAACAGAGAAGGCTTTTTCTGGGGCACCACCAAAACAGATGCCTCAAGCTTCTTCACTTGGCTCAAAATTGTCTCTAGTTTCGGGCCTTGTATCACCAGTGCTTCAACTTCCACCTGAA
The sequence above is drawn from the Cucurbita pepo subsp. pepo cultivar mu-cu-16 unplaced genomic scaffold, ASM280686v2 Cp4.1_scaffold000693, whole genome shotgun sequence genome and encodes:
- the LOC111785737 gene encoding UDP-galactose transporter 1-like yields the protein MEEAWLCHWSTIRSLFAILQWWSFNVTVIIMNKWIFQKLDFKFPLTVSCIHFICSAIGAYIAIKVLKVKPLISVDPQDRWRRIFPMSFVFCINIVLGNVSLRYIPVSFMQTIKSFTPATTVVLQWLVWRKYFDWRIWASLIPIVGGILLTSVTEMSFNMFGFCAALFGCLATSTKTILAESLLHGYKFDSINTVYYMAPFATMILAVPAMLLEGNGVLDWLHTHESISSSLIIIFSSGVMAFCLNFSIFYVIHSTTAVTFNVAGNLKVAVAVLVSWSIFRNPISMLNAVGCAITLLGCTFYGYVRHLISQQPPGTPRTPRTPRTPRSRMELLPLVNDKLDDTV